A window from Manduca sexta isolate Smith_Timp_Sample1 chromosome 24, JHU_Msex_v1.0, whole genome shotgun sequence encodes these proteins:
- the LOC115443883 gene encoding coiled-coil domain-containing protein 38, whose amino-acid sequence MNKAVSRKIQTPKSLLIRRVRNSKLLKIPSDAQQYIKEYDTPYTELNIKKRSFPIRDRKLTEEDPRNPFDLPKHLRLFVFTDRKRKCKPEPFIMTEPHTICDIDNTFYKAIEGRPLRPPGDVKMYMKNIRDITLYRANAAYLMDQLIQIETDLVDEGVECKKVSELFAKCKNNFVQFAKESYEVAKIIQMMAEERGQFLAKVADKLESYCFEYVKVRNQVSATAAVFEILAKYRRFLNSLSPGSWREKYDRDSFEEKVSLVAPTDDETASPEESIDFYKQSLTKIEQIEPVLYFKHPEELMLVYEELGEQCLNYMQVEVMASPLLNAVIKNKDDLKSEVMAEIAEVVEIVESYKYEVTFVEEKEKVYEEAFFSLLMNEFKELCSSEDTIKLFTYIQYANKQLFGGTEDPKDDITSIMLQLELHYLELTLGLDSLDQTIVKQAVNEFFAEDIKIMKRAHNAQRSMRECDILKKALYTSFEPPRSKRK is encoded by the exons ATGAATAA agCGGTTTCAAGAAAAATCCAAACTCCTAAGTCGTTGCTCATAAGGCGAGTACGGAACagcaaattattgaaaataccATCGGATGCTCAGCAATATATCAAGGAATACGATACACCGTATACAgagttgaatattaaaaaacggTCTTTTCCAATACGGGACAGAAAATTGACCGAAGAAGACCCACGGAATCCGTTCGATTTACCTAAACACTTACGACTTTTTGTATTCACCGATCGTAAAAGGAAATGTAAACCAGAACCTTTTATCATGACCGAACCGCACACGATATGCGATATTGACAACACGTTTTACAAAGCCATCGAAGGTCGGCCTCTAAGACCACCCGGTGACGTGAAAATGTACATGAAAAATATAAGAGATATAACTCTTTACCGAGCTAACGCTGCTTATTTGATGGATCAACTCATACAAATTGAAACCGATTTAGTTGACGAAGGAGTTGAGTGTAAAAAAGTCAGCGAGTTGTTTGCgaaatgtaaaaacaattttgtacaGTTTGCCAAAGAAAGTTACGAAGTGGCGAAAATTATTCAGATGATGGCTGAAGAAAGGGGACAGTTCCTAGCGAAAGTGGCTGATAAGTTGGAAtcttattgttttgaatatgtTAAAGTACGCAACCAAGTATCTGCAActgctgcagttttcgaaataTTAGCTAAATATAGAAGGTTTTTAAACTCGTTGAGCCCGGGCTCATGGCGGGAAAAGTATGACAGAGATTCTTTTGAAGAAAAGGTTTCTTTGGTTGCCCCTACCGACGATGAAACAGCATCTCCCGAAGAATCCATAGATTTTTACAAACAAAGCCTGACTAAAATTGAACAAATTGAACCagtgttatattttaaacaccCGGAAGAGCTAATGCTAGTATATGAAGAGCTTGGAGAGCAATGTTTAAACTACATGCAAGTTGAAGTTATGGCAAGTCCCTTACTAAACgcagttataaaaaacaaagatgATTTAAAATCAGAAGTAATGGCTGAAATTGCAGAAGTAGTGGAAATTGTAGAATCATACAAATATGAGGTGACATTTGTAGAAGAAAAAGAGAAAGTGTATGAGGAAGCCTTCTTTTCATTACTTATGAATGAATTTAAAGAATTATGCTCTTCTGAagatactataaaattattcacataTATACAGTATGCCAATAAACAGCTTTTTGGAGGTACCGAGGATCCCAAAGACGATATAACATCAATTATGCTGCAActagaattgcactatcttgaGCTTACTTTAGGGTTAGACAGTTTGGATCAAACTATCGTCAAGCAAGCGGTAAATGAATTCTTTGCtgaagacattaaaataatgaagaGGGCTCATAACGCGCAGAGGAGTATGCGAGAATGTGATATACTAAAGAAAGCCCTGTACACGAGCTTTGAACCGCCACGATCGAAgcgtaaataa